One Purpureocillium takamizusanense chromosome 1, complete sequence genomic window carries:
- the MRPL19 gene encoding mitochondrial 54S ribosomal protein YmL19 (COG:J~EggNog:ENOG503P428~BUSCO:EOG09265BG5) has product MSRARGAGGVDQVVKLIVGAGQASPSPPIGPALGSKGVKSMDFCKEFNARTAHITPGTPMPCRVTVRPDRSFIFDLRTPQTSWLLLNAAGAPKNKKGNPKGAEKPGHETVGTISLKHVYEIAKIKQSELRLSGLSLESLCRAIIWQAKSIGINIVA; this is encoded by the exons ATGTCCAGGGCAaggggcgccggcggcgtcgaccaggTCGTCAAACTCATCGTGGGCGCCGGCCAAGCGAGTCCCAGCCCGCCGATCGGTCCCGCGCTGGGCAGCAAGGGTGTCAAGTCGATGGACTTTTGCAAG GAGTTCAATGCCAGAACAGCACACATCACGCCCGggacgccgatgccgtgtCGCGTGACCGTCCGACCCGACCGGTCCTTCATCTTCGACCTCCGCACGCCGCAGACCTCCTGGCTGCTtctcaacgccgccggcgcaccCAAGAACAAGAAGGGCAACCCGAAGGGCGCCGAGAAGCCCGGCCACGAGACGGTCGGCACCATCAGCCTCAAGCACGTATACGAGATCGCCAAGATCAAACAGTCAGAACTGCGGCTGTCGGGGCTGTCCCTGGAGAGCCTGTGCCGAGCCATCATCTGGCAAGCCAAGTCTATCGGGATCAACATCGTGGCATGA